Genomic segment of Paenibacillus polymyxa:
CCAAATCCCCTTGTGTAGCCACTGTACGTGTCAAATCAGAGCAGTAGCCATCCAGCAACGCACCAAAATCAAACGTAATCAGCTCGCCTGCTTGTACTAACTTAGCACTGGCTACGCCATGGGGCAATGCCGAACGAACCCCGGAAGCCACAATTGTGTCAAATGAAGAGGATGTAGCTCCCTGCTTGCGCATGAAGAATTCCATTTCCAGATCCAGCTCACGCTCGCTGACACCTGGCTTGATGTAAGGTAAAATGTGCGCAAATGTAGCATCTGCCAAATCCGCTGCCCGCTGCATCACTTCCAGCTCTTCTGCATCCTTGTACACTCTTAACTTCTCCACAATGCCCGACACCGGAACCAGTGAAATAGGTGACAAATCTTCGCTATAAGCTTTATGCGTCGCAACAGTTACCGCATCTTGCTCGAAGCCTGTTTCGCTGATCTGATGGGAAGACAGCAATTCTTTCACCGTTTCCATGACCTGTGCAGCGTGCTGCACCACCGTGAAGCCTTCGGCTTGTTCGGTCGCTTGCGTCATATAGCGAAAGTCAGTCAGCAAATAGCTATGGGATTCCGTAATCAGCACATAACCCGCCGAACCTGTGAAGCCTGTCAAATATCGACGATTGACAGGGCTAGTAATTAGCATAGCCCGCAGATTATGCTCGCCCAGCGCCTGCCGCAGCTTTAACACCCGGTCATTCTTCATCTTTCATTCCGCTCCCCTCTGTCAAATAACCAAATGCTATTTTAACACAGGGAATAGGCGCTTGAGAAGTTTTTGTTACGTTCAGCCCTCAGCTTTCTCAGGCTCGCGCTTTCTTTCATCCGTATACTCGACAGCAACCGTATATCCGATAAATAGTCCCCACAGCATAAACACACAAATTTCCGTATATAAGGAATTCCATGTTAACCGATTAGGAGGATTCATCATCCCTAGCTTAGGACCTGTTAATACAAATAAAACAACCCACCAAATCAGGCCATATACAATTCCGGGTAAAGGACCCTTAAATCTGCGCAGCAACAGAGTGTACACCAGTGAAGCTACGACGGATAATGCAATAAAAAACAGTAGCCCTACCAGGTGCCCCGCCATGGTGTTCATAAACGAATGCTTGAAAAAAGGCTCTGCGAGAAAGCCAGGCGCTACTACCGTAAAGTGCAACTTATAAAACAGCCAGCGCAGCAATCCCCAGAGCACACCCGCAAAAAAACCCAACTCAAGTGCAAAAGGAATGAGAGGCGTATGTATTTTGCCTGACTGCTGTCTGCCTCCACCACTGTCGTTATGATTACGTTGATCCTGAGATTCGCGAGACTGCTCCTGTTCATGGCCTATCTTGGGTATAGAGTAGGTTTCACTCATGTTGTTTAATCCCCTTTCAAGATGCAAACTTTTTTCATGGTAAAGACTATTGCAATCGAAGATGCATGTACTTCCATGGGATTCTGCATTCCCATTTTGCTAGGTAGTATGCTCAA
This window contains:
- a CDS encoding YqhR family membrane protein; translation: MSETYSIPKIGHEQEQSRESQDQRNHNDSGGGRQQSGKIHTPLIPFALELGFFAGVLWGLLRWLFYKLHFTVVAPGFLAEPFFKHSFMNTMAGHLVGLLFFIALSVVASLVYTLLLRRFKGPLPGIVYGLIWWVVLFVLTGPKLGMMNPPNRLTWNSLYTEICVFMLWGLFIGYTVAVEYTDERKREPEKAEG
- a CDS encoding M24 family metallopeptidase, whose protein sequence is MKNDRVLKLRQALGEHNLRAMLITSPVNRRYLTGFTGSAGYVLITESHSYLLTDFRYMTQATEQAEGFTVVQHAAQVMETVKELLSSHQISETGFEQDAVTVATHKAYSEDLSPISLVPVSGIVEKLRVYKDAEELEVMQRAADLADATFAHILPYIKPGVSERELDLEMEFFMRKQGATSSSFDTIVASGVRSALPHGVASAKLVQAGELITFDFGALLDGYCSDLTRTVATQGDLAPQLREIYDIVLKAQLHALEHIKPGMTGREADALTRDIIASHGYGDNFGHSTGHGLGLEVHESTRLSKASDDILEPGMVVTVEPGIYVPGLGGVRIEDDIVITDSGIKVLTHSSKEFTVV